One genomic segment of Manis pentadactyla isolate mManPen7 chromosome 1, mManPen7.hap1, whole genome shotgun sequence includes these proteins:
- the PCNP gene encoding PEST proteolytic signal-containing nuclear protein: MADGKAGEEKPEKPQRAGAAGGPEEEAEKPVKTKTVSSSNGGESSSRSAEKRSAEEEAADLPTKPTKISKFGFAIGSQTTKKASAISIKLGSSKPKETVPTLAPKTLSVAAAFNEDEDSEPEEMPPEAKMRMKNIGRDTPTSAGPNSFNKGKHGFSDNQKLWERNIKSHLGNVHDQDN, encoded by the exons ATGGCGGACGGGAAGGCGGGAGAGGAGAAGCCTGAGAAGCCGCAGCGAGCTGGAGCCGCCGGAG GACCTgaagaagaagcagaaaaacctgTGAAAACTAAGACTGTTTCTTCCAGTAATGGAGGGGAAAGTTCCAGTCGCAGCGCTGAGAAGCGATCAGCTGAAGAAGAAGCTGCAGACCTCCCAACAAAACCTACAAAGATCTCCAAGTTTGGATTTGCCATAGGTAGTCAGACGACAAAGAAAGCCTCAGCTATATCCATCAAACTTGGATCAAGT AAGCCTAAAGAGACTGTTCCAACTCTTGCTCCAAAAACCCTTTCAGTAGCAGCAGCTTTCAACGAAGATGAAGAT AGTGAACCAGAGGAAATGCCTCCAGAAGCAAAGATGAGGATGAAGAATATTGGaag GGATACACCAACATCAGCAGGACCAAACTCCTTCAATAAAGGAAAGCATGGGTTTTCTGATAACCAGAAGCTATGGGAGCGAAATATAAAATCTCATCTTGGAAACGTCCATGACCAAGACAATTAA